In one window of Deltaproteobacteria bacterium DNA:
- a CDS encoding NAD(P)/FAD-dependent oxidoreductase produces the protein MRGEMAKDFDCIVIGAGIGGLTAAGRLAARGVKVLVVEKNPVAGGYLQSFRRRGFTFDAAVDCFSGLDRDGPLSVVLRELGVESMVTPVRVDPIRRSLFPGLTVDVHASMERYAEDLKALFPAESKGIDGLFRAMDAIYSDIMGWCDYCLGRAASPPLSPEIVRLSGVTFDRFLDEHVSDPKLRGVLADRCPFYGLSPSRVSAFSMIALVMSYFRSGAYRVAGGSQRLAEAVVEGIRRKGGEVRTGVEARRLVTEGGRVKALCTSEGEELTARHFISNIDYRRTMALAGREPPDGLPDVSSSFFILYVGARMDLARLGRASSIGSFSDFDMEPDFAPAAPFRPETTFGVTIPTILDPSMAPPGCHSVVAHEMTSSRWTDSWQRDKAALARRLLAKVETIVEGLGAGTVCMDAATPATLERYTANTAGAAYGWSQGPGVRPPEFGLANLRAAGHWASLGGGVVAAAYAGVNAAREVALALGADD, from the coding sequence ATGAGAGGGGAGATGGCCAAGGACTTCGACTGCATAGTCATAGGCGCCGGCATAGGCGGGCTTACCGCCGCCGGGAGGCTCGCCGCCAGGGGGGTGAAGGTGCTGGTGGTGGAGAAGAACCCCGTGGCCGGCGGCTACCTCCAGTCGTTCCGCCGCAGGGGTTTCACCTTCGACGCGGCGGTGGACTGCTTCAGCGGACTCGACCGCGACGGTCCGCTGAGCGTCGTATTAAGAGAGCTCGGCGTGGAATCGATGGTGACGCCCGTGAGGGTGGACCCCATTCGGCGAAGCCTCTTTCCGGGGCTCACCGTCGATGTCCACGCCTCCATGGAGCGCTACGCCGAAGACCTGAAGGCCCTCTTTCCCGCGGAGAGCAAGGGCATCGACGGGCTCTTCAGGGCCATGGACGCCATCTACTCCGACATCATGGGCTGGTGCGACTACTGCCTCGGCCGCGCGGCCTCGCCGCCGCTCTCACCGGAGATAGTGAGGCTCTCGGGCGTCACCTTCGACCGCTTCCTCGACGAGCACGTAAGCGATCCGAAGCTCAGGGGCGTGCTCGCCGACCGCTGCCCCTTCTACGGCCTCTCGCCCTCCAGGGTCTCGGCCTTCTCCATGATCGCCCTTGTCATGAGTTACTTCCGCTCCGGGGCGTACCGCGTGGCCGGAGGGTCGCAGCGGCTCGCCGAGGCCGTCGTTGAGGGCATAAGAAGAAAGGGCGGAGAGGTGCGCACCGGTGTCGAGGCCCGAAGGCTGGTGACCGAAGGCGGAAGGGTGAAGGCCCTGTGCACGAGCGAGGGCGAGGAGCTCACGGCCCGTCACTTCATCTCCAACATCGACTACCGCAGGACCATGGCCCTTGCCGGAAGGGAACCGCCCGATGGGCTTCCCGATGTCTCGTCGTCCTTCTTCATACTCTACGTGGGGGCGCGCATGGACCTCGCCCGCCTCGGCAGGGCATCGAGCATCGGCAGCTTCTCGGACTTCGACATGGAGCCCGACTTCGCCCCGGCGGCGCCCTTCAGGCCGGAGACCACCTTCGGCGTGACCATACCGACCATACTGGACCCCTCGATGGCACCGCCGGGCTGCCACAGCGTGGTGGCTCACGAGATGACCTCGAGCCGCTGGACCGATTCGTGGCAGAGGGACAAGGCGGCCCTGGCGCGGCGGCTCCTGGCCAAGGTCGAGACCATCGTGGAAGGGCTCGGCGCGGGAACGGTCTGCATGGACGCGGCCACGCCGGCGACACTGGAGAGGTACACGGCCAACACGGCAGGCGCCGCCTACGGCTGGTCCCAGGGACCGGGCGTAAGGCCGCCGGAGTTCGGGCTCGCAAACCTGCGGGCAGCCGGCCACTGGGCCTCGCTGGGCGGAGGCGTGGTGGCCGCCGCCTACGCCGGCGTGAACGCCGCAAGGGAAGTTGCCCTGGCCCTCGGCGCAGACGACTGA
- a CDS encoding radical SAM protein — MEGSCGRGSSVLVVGGFPPGAVYMGASLVKKKSIVFVNPPYTVWDERVRLPRALENTMPSLGLLGLAAVVREAGWEPHVVEAGALGLSLGETARLVVSKDPAVLAVRASTVSVVNGARLAAMVKEAAPHVTVVLGGPHVSAVPAETMERLPVFDFGVVGEGELTLVELLSVLDGGGDPAGIRGLVFVKGGETVVTGRRPYIEDLDGLPMPAWDLLDGFPGAYRPPLLSYRALPAASLVTSRGCPYGCTFCDRSVFGRRYRGFGAAYVASMAERLVTAYGVRHILFYDDLFSVSKDRLVEVCRRLRPLAEGHGLTWSCDARVESVTAGTLAQMKAAGCWEIAYGVESGSQEILDRVAKGTRLEEVERAVRLTHEAGIKVKGLFMMGHPGETPRTIRMTVELARRLPFDHINISRFTPYPGTAVYREASRWGEFREDWERMNAMTAVFVPRGFTEASLTRAYRRAILDFYVRPSVLWRLAKDLVRNPDTARRLLAAQGELIGSLVRMPFHGLREGGRKGPPAA, encoded by the coding sequence ATGGAGGGGTCCTGCGGACGCGGCTCTTCGGTCCTCGTTGTCGGAGGGTTTCCCCCCGGCGCAGTATACATGGGAGCTTCCCTGGTGAAGAAAAAGAGCATAGTATTCGTCAATCCGCCGTACACCGTGTGGGACGAGCGTGTGAGGCTTCCGAGGGCGCTGGAGAACACCATGCCCTCGCTGGGGCTCCTGGGGCTTGCCGCGGTGGTGCGGGAGGCTGGCTGGGAGCCCCACGTGGTCGAGGCCGGGGCCCTGGGGCTTTCGCTCGGCGAGACGGCGCGCCTTGTGGTCTCGAAGGACCCGGCCGTGCTCGCCGTGAGGGCCTCGACCGTGTCGGTCGTGAACGGGGCGCGTCTTGCGGCGATGGTGAAGGAGGCGGCCCCTCACGTGACGGTCGTGCTCGGAGGCCCCCATGTGAGCGCCGTGCCCGCAGAGACGATGGAGCGGCTGCCGGTCTTCGACTTCGGAGTGGTCGGCGAGGGGGAGCTCACGCTCGTGGAGCTCCTCTCGGTGCTCGACGGCGGAGGTGACCCGGCGGGGATCAGGGGGCTCGTCTTCGTGAAGGGCGGGGAGACGGTGGTGACGGGGCGGAGGCCATATATCGAGGACCTCGACGGCCTCCCCATGCCGGCCTGGGACCTGCTCGACGGCTTCCCGGGGGCCTACCGGCCTCCGCTTCTTAGCTACCGGGCCCTGCCGGCCGCCTCGCTCGTCACGTCGAGGGGCTGTCCCTACGGCTGCACCTTCTGCGACCGCTCGGTCTTCGGCCGCCGCTACCGGGGATTCGGCGCCGCCTACGTGGCATCCATGGCCGAACGCCTCGTGACCGCTTACGGCGTCCGCCACATCCTCTTCTACGACGACCTCTTCTCGGTCTCGAAGGACAGGCTCGTCGAGGTCTGCCGCCGGTTGCGTCCCCTGGCCGAGGGGCACGGGCTTACGTGGAGCTGTGACGCCCGCGTGGAGAGTGTTACGGCCGGGACCCTCGCGCAGATGAAGGCCGCCGGATGCTGGGAGATAGCCTACGGCGTGGAGAGCGGCTCGCAGGAGATACTGGACCGCGTGGCCAAGGGGACGAGGCTGGAGGAGGTGGAGCGGGCCGTGCGTCTCACCCATGAGGCGGGCATAAAGGTCAAGGGGCTCTTCATGATGGGCCATCCGGGAGAGACGCCCCGGACCATACGGATGACCGTGGAACTGGCCCGCCGCCTCCCATTCGACCATATAAACATCAGCAGGTTCACCCCCTATCCCGGCACGGCCGTCTACAGGGAGGCCTCCCGCTGGGGCGAGTTCCGCGAGGACTGGGAGCGCATGAACGCCATGACGGCCGTCTTCGTGCCGAGGGGATTTACCGAGGCGTCCCTTACAAGGGCCTACCGCCGCGCCATCCTCGATTTCTACGTGAGACCCTCGGTCCTGTGGCGGCTCGCAAAGGACCTCGTGCGCAATCCCGATACGGCGCGCAGGCTCCTCGCCGCCCAGGGAGAGCTTATAGGCTCGCTTGTGAGAATGCCCTTCCACGGCCTCCGAGAGGGCGGCCGCAAGGGCCCGCCCGCCGCTTAA